Proteins found in one Toxotes jaculatrix isolate fToxJac2 chromosome 18, fToxJac2.pri, whole genome shotgun sequence genomic segment:
- the LOC121198438 gene encoding interleukin enhancer-binding factor 3 homolog isoform X1, protein MPPPMRHRSMRVFMNDDRHVMAKHSAIYPTQEELESVQNMVSCTERALKAVSDWLDKQEKGSTKSDSDGTDTDKESEHKDQATRSLRGVMRVGLVAKGLLLKGDLDLELVLLCKDKPTISLLKKVSENLVTQFKPIIEDKYVVTQHIREASIVIKNTKEPPLTLTIHLTSPLVREEIERAAAGETLSVNDPPDVLDRQKCLTALASLRHAKWFQARANGLRSCVIVIRILRDLCSRVPTWAPLRGWPLELICEKAIGTGNRPMGAGEALRRVLECLASGILMADGPGISDPCEKEPTDAIGHLDHQQREDITASAQHALRLSAFGQLHKVLGMDPLPSKMPKKPRSETPIDYTVQIPPSTAYAPPMKRPIEEEEGPDDKSPNKKKKKLQKKSPEEKAEPPQAMNALMRLNQLKPGLQYKLISQTGPVHVPVFTMAVEVDGKTFEASGPSKRTAKLHVAVKVLQDMGLPTGVELKTAEPIKSEEAAVAAAVEELRPVVTPIETTTAATGAANADTTDAVETARQQGPILTKHGKNPVMELNEKRRGLKYELISETGGSHDKRFVMEVEIDGQKFQGTGSNKKVAKAYAALAALERLFPEGSVAEAAKKKKGPPMHTPGFGMMGASGGGDTASPRGRGRGGRGRGRGRGFNNGGGYGQGGGFGTYGYGNNANSGYNYYNNGGTNGGAGASSSPSGGLPASTAPGSAQGSYGSYYQNDGAYTTAVAAKAPKKKPPMHKGGKSPFPGPPGTNSGSAGGYQSSSPSGQGSYNQYGQGYGQGKKNFTQSQGGTGGYSYSTAYPSQVTGGAGGSQDYSYEGFNNQSSYNSQGGGGGGGGSNQGFGNNHSQYHNPVAYGRGDSSMNYQYR, encoded by the exons ATG CCTCCCCCCATGCGCCACCGCTCCATGCGTGTGTTCATGAACGATGACCGCCATGTCATGGCCAAACACTCTGCCATCTACCCGACTCAGGAGGAACTAGAAAGTGTACAGAACATGGTATCTTGCACAGAGCGGGCCCTCAAGGCTGTCTCTGACTGGTTGGATAAACAGGAGAAGGGATCTACCAAGTCTGACTCTGATGGCACAGACACTGATAAGGAAAG TGAGCACAAAGACCAGGCCACCCGCTCTCTGCGTGGTGTAATGAGGGTAGGCCTGGTTGCCAAGGGGCTGCTTCTGAAGGGGGACCTAGACCTGGAGCTGGTGCTCCTCTGTAAAGACAAACCTACCATCAGTCTGCTGAAGAAGGTGTCTGAAAACCTTGTCACACAGTTCAAG CCAATCATAGAAGACAAATACGTGGTGACCCAGCACATCCGGGAGGCTAGTATCGTCATCAAGAACACCAAGGAGCCCCCTCTCACTCTCACCATTCACCTGACATCCCCTTTGGTTCGTGAGGAGATAGAGagggctgctgctggag AAACGCTTTCAGTCAACGATCCCCCGGATGTTCTGGACAGGCAGAAATGCCTAACTGCCTTGGCGTCTCTCCGCCACGCTAAGTGGTTCCAG GCCAGAGCAAATGGACTCCGTTCCTGTGTCATTGTCATTCGGATCCTAAGGGACCTGTGTTCCCGCGTCCCCACATGGGCCCCACTTCGTGGCTGG CCCCTGGAGCTGATATGTGAGAAAGCCATTGGTACAGGGAACCGGCCCATGGGGGCAGGAGAAGCTCTGCGGAGGGTTTTAGAGTGTCTGGCTTCAGGAATCCTCATGGCAG ATGGTCCTGGTATCTCTGATCCATGTGAGAAGGAGCCCACAGATGCTATTGGTCACTTGGACCACCAGCAGAGAGAAGACATCACAGCAAGTGCGCAA CATGCCTTAAGGCTGTCAGCTTTCGGACAGCTTCACAAAGTGCTCGGAATGGATCCCCTTCCCTCTAAGATGCCCAAGAAACCTCGCAGTGAAACTCCTATTGATTACACAG TGCAAATCCCACCCAGTACAGCATATGCCCCACCAATGAAAAGGCCCattgaggaagaagagggaccCGATGACAAGAGTCccaataagaagaagaaaaaactacaGAAGAAAT CTCCAGAGGAGAAGGCAGAGCCGCCACAGGCAATGAACGCTCTGATGAGGCTCAATCAGCTGAAGCCAGGTCTCCAGTACAAACTGATATCCCAGACTGGCCCAGTTCATGTTCCGGTCTTCACTATGGCTGTAGAAGTGGATGGCAAGACCTTTGAGGCTTCTGGTCCATCCAAACGCACAGCTAAGCTGCATGTAGCTGTAAAG GTCCTGCAGGACATGGGTCTGCCTACAGGAGTGGAACTAAAGACTGCTGAGCCGATAAAATCAGAGGAGGCAGCAGTAGCTGCCGCTGTGGAAGAATTGAGGCCAGTAGTAACGCCCATAGAGACGACCACGGCTGCCACAGGAGCAGCCAACGCAGACACCACTGATGCTGTAGAG actgctcGCCAACAGGGACCAATCCTGACTAAGCATGGCAAGAACCCTGTAATGGAACTGAACGAGAAGCGCCGTGGCCTCAAGTATGAGCTCATCTCAGAGACCGGAGGCAGCCACGACAAACGCTTTGTCATGGAAGTGGAGATTGACGGTCAGAAGTTCCAGGGGACAGGATCCAATAAGAAGGTGGCCAAGGCTTACGCTGCTCTGGCTGCTTTGGAGCGGCTCTTCCCTGAAGGCTCTGTGGCTGAGgctgctaaaaagaaaaagggaccACCCATG CACACCCCAGGTTTTGGCATGATGGGAGCCTCTGGAGGCGGAGACACAGCTTCGcccagaggcagagggagaggaggacggGGTCGTGGAAGGGGCAGGGGCTTCAATAATGGAGGAGGCTATGGCCAAGGAG GTGGCTTCGGAACATATGGTTACGGGAACAATGCTAACTCCGGATACA ATTACTACAACAATGGTGGCACAAATGGAGGAGCCGGGGCATCAAGCAGCCCATCAGGTGGCCTTCCAGCCAGCACAGCACCAGGATCAGCACAGGGCTCCTATGGTTCATACTACCAGAATGACGGAGCCTACACCACTGCTGTGGCCGCCAAAGCTCCCAAAAAGAAACCCCCCATGCACAAAGGAGGGAAATCACCCTTTCCAGGTCCCCCAGGGACAAACAGTGGATCTGCGGGGGGCTACCAGTCCAGCAGCCCGTCGGGGCAGGGCTCCTATAACCAGTACGGTCAGGGTTATGGGCAGGGAAAGAAGAATTTCACCCAGAGCCAGGGGGGAACAGGTGGATACTCGTACAGCACTGCCTACCCAAGCCAGGTGACGGGGGGTGCTGGAGGTAGCCAAGACTACAGCTACGAAG gTTTCAACAATCAGTCCAGTTACAACTCACAAggcggaggtggaggaggaggaggcagcaacCAGGGCTTTGGCAACAACCACTCTCAGTACCACAACCCAGTGGCCTATGGCAGAGGAGACAGCAGCATGAACTACCAGTACAGATAG
- the gcdhb gene encoding glutaryl-CoA dehydrogenase b: MALRSAVCRLLVNTQRCAIVSASRAQGTAAPARWDAEKTEQKSKAPKVQFNWRDALDLEGQLTEDEIMIRDSFRTYCQDKLMPRIVMANRNEVFHREIVSEMGEMGVLGPTIKGYGCAGTSYVAYGLIAREVERVDSGYRSVMSVQSSLVMHPINAYGTEEQKQKYLPRLARGEILGCFGLTEPNHGSDPSGMETRAKYNPSSRTYTLTGSKTWITNSPVADIAVVWAKCDDGKVRGFILERGMKGLSTPKIEGKFSLRASATGMILMDEVEVPEENLLPKVSGLGGPFGCLNNARYGIAWGALGAAEFCFHAARQYTLDRIQFGVPLARNQLMQKKMADMLTEITIGLQSCVQLGRLIDEKKAAPEMISMLKRNSCGKALDIARQARDMLGGNGIADEYHIIRHVMNLEAVNTYEGTHDIHALILGRAITGLQSFTVDK, from the exons ATGGCATTGAGAAGCGCTGTGTGCCGTCTCTTGGTCAACACTCAGAGATGCGCCATCGTCTCAGCTTCCAGAGCACAGGGAACTGCAGCACCTGCCAGATGGG ATGCAGAAAAGACCGAGCAGAAGTCTAAAGCAC CTAAAGTCCAGTTCAACTGGCGTGATGCCCTCGACCTGGAGGGCCAGCTGACGGAGGACGAGATCATGATCAGGGACTCCTTCCGGACCTACTGCCAAGACAAGCTCATGCCTCGCATTGTGATGGCAAACAGAAATGAAG tgttCCACAGAGAAATCGTGTCAGAGATGGGAGAGATGGGTGTGCTGGGCCCAACCATTAAAG GTTATGGCTGTGCTGGGACAAGCTATGTGGCCTATGGGTTGATTGCCAGAGAAGTAGAGAGAGTGGACAGCGGCTATCGCTCAGTTATGAGTGTGCAGTCGTCACTGGTCATGCACCCCATTAACGCCTATGGCACAGAGGAGCAGAAGCAGAAGTACCTCCCCAGGCTCG CTCGTGGAGAGATCCTGGGTTGCTTTGGCTTGACGGAGCCCAACCATGGTAGTGACCCCAGCGGCATGGAAACCAGAGCCAAATACAATCCCTCCAGCCGCACCTACACACTCACTGGCTCAAAAACCTG GATCACCAACTCCCCAGTGGCAGACATTGCTGTAGTTTGGGCCAAATGCGATGATGGGAAGGTGCGGGGCTTCATCTTGGAGCGTGGCATGAAGGGCCTCTCCACACCTAAGATTGAAGGAAAGTTCTCCCTGAGAGCCTCCGCCACCGGCATGATCCTCATGGACGAGGTGGAGGTTCCTGAGGAGAACCTGCTTCCCAAAGTCTCCGGCCTCGGG GGTCCTTTTGGCTGCCTGAACAACGCCCGCTATGGCATCGCGTGGGGTGCTCTGGGTGCCGCAGAGTTCTGCTTCCATGCGGCTCGTCAGTACACGCTCGACAG AATCCAGTTTGGCGTGCCGCTGGCAAGGAATCAGCTGATGCAGAAGAAAATGGCCGACATGCTGACAGAGATAACCATCGGCCTACAGTCGTGTGTGCAGCTGGGAAGACTCATCGACGAGAAAAA AGCGGCCCCAGAGATGATATCCATGCTTAAGAGGAACAGCTGCGGTAAAGCCCTGGACATCGCCAGGCAGGCCAGAGACATGCTGGGTGGAAACGGCATCGCGGACGAGTATCACATCATCCGCCACGTCATGAACCTGGAGGCTGTCAACACATatgaag GTACTCACGATATCCACGCCCTGATCCTGGGCAGAGCCATCACAGGCCTGCAGTCCTTCACTGTGGACAAATAG
- the LOC121198438 gene encoding interleukin enhancer-binding factor 3 homolog isoform X2 — MPPPMRHRSMRVFMNDDRHVMAKHSAIYPTQEELESVQNMVSCTERALKAVSDWLDKQEKGSTKSDSDGTDTDKESEHKDQATRSLRGVMRVGLVAKGLLLKGDLDLELVLLCKDKPTISLLKKVSENLVTQFKPIIEDKYVVTQHIREASIVIKNTKEPPLTLTIHLTSPLVREEIERAAAGETLSVNDPPDVLDRQKCLTALASLRHAKWFQARANGLRSCVIVIRILRDLCSRVPTWAPLRGWPLELICEKAIGTGNRPMGAGEALRRVLECLASGILMADGPGISDPCEKEPTDAIGHLDHQQREDITASAQHALRLSAFGQLHKVLGMDPLPSKMPKKPRSETPIDYTVQIPPSTAYAPPMKRPIEEEEGPDDKSPNKKKKKLQKKSPEEKAEPPQAMNALMRLNQLKPGLQYKLISQTGPVHVPVFTMAVEVDGKTFEASGPSKRTAKLHVAVKVLQDMGLPTGVELKTAEPIKSEEAAVAAAVEELRPVVTPIETTTAATGAANADTTDAVETARQQGPILTKHGKNPVMELNEKRRGLKYELISETGGSHDKRFVMEVEIDGQKFQGTGSNKKVAKAYAALAALERLFPEGSVAEAAKKKKGPPMHTPGFGMMGASGGGDTASPRGRGRGGRGRGRGRGFNNGGGYGQGGGFGTYGYGNNANSGYSDFVSDCYGYHEFAT; from the exons ATG CCTCCCCCCATGCGCCACCGCTCCATGCGTGTGTTCATGAACGATGACCGCCATGTCATGGCCAAACACTCTGCCATCTACCCGACTCAGGAGGAACTAGAAAGTGTACAGAACATGGTATCTTGCACAGAGCGGGCCCTCAAGGCTGTCTCTGACTGGTTGGATAAACAGGAGAAGGGATCTACCAAGTCTGACTCTGATGGCACAGACACTGATAAGGAAAG TGAGCACAAAGACCAGGCCACCCGCTCTCTGCGTGGTGTAATGAGGGTAGGCCTGGTTGCCAAGGGGCTGCTTCTGAAGGGGGACCTAGACCTGGAGCTGGTGCTCCTCTGTAAAGACAAACCTACCATCAGTCTGCTGAAGAAGGTGTCTGAAAACCTTGTCACACAGTTCAAG CCAATCATAGAAGACAAATACGTGGTGACCCAGCACATCCGGGAGGCTAGTATCGTCATCAAGAACACCAAGGAGCCCCCTCTCACTCTCACCATTCACCTGACATCCCCTTTGGTTCGTGAGGAGATAGAGagggctgctgctggag AAACGCTTTCAGTCAACGATCCCCCGGATGTTCTGGACAGGCAGAAATGCCTAACTGCCTTGGCGTCTCTCCGCCACGCTAAGTGGTTCCAG GCCAGAGCAAATGGACTCCGTTCCTGTGTCATTGTCATTCGGATCCTAAGGGACCTGTGTTCCCGCGTCCCCACATGGGCCCCACTTCGTGGCTGG CCCCTGGAGCTGATATGTGAGAAAGCCATTGGTACAGGGAACCGGCCCATGGGGGCAGGAGAAGCTCTGCGGAGGGTTTTAGAGTGTCTGGCTTCAGGAATCCTCATGGCAG ATGGTCCTGGTATCTCTGATCCATGTGAGAAGGAGCCCACAGATGCTATTGGTCACTTGGACCACCAGCAGAGAGAAGACATCACAGCAAGTGCGCAA CATGCCTTAAGGCTGTCAGCTTTCGGACAGCTTCACAAAGTGCTCGGAATGGATCCCCTTCCCTCTAAGATGCCCAAGAAACCTCGCAGTGAAACTCCTATTGATTACACAG TGCAAATCCCACCCAGTACAGCATATGCCCCACCAATGAAAAGGCCCattgaggaagaagagggaccCGATGACAAGAGTCccaataagaagaagaaaaaactacaGAAGAAAT CTCCAGAGGAGAAGGCAGAGCCGCCACAGGCAATGAACGCTCTGATGAGGCTCAATCAGCTGAAGCCAGGTCTCCAGTACAAACTGATATCCCAGACTGGCCCAGTTCATGTTCCGGTCTTCACTATGGCTGTAGAAGTGGATGGCAAGACCTTTGAGGCTTCTGGTCCATCCAAACGCACAGCTAAGCTGCATGTAGCTGTAAAG GTCCTGCAGGACATGGGTCTGCCTACAGGAGTGGAACTAAAGACTGCTGAGCCGATAAAATCAGAGGAGGCAGCAGTAGCTGCCGCTGTGGAAGAATTGAGGCCAGTAGTAACGCCCATAGAGACGACCACGGCTGCCACAGGAGCAGCCAACGCAGACACCACTGATGCTGTAGAG actgctcGCCAACAGGGACCAATCCTGACTAAGCATGGCAAGAACCCTGTAATGGAACTGAACGAGAAGCGCCGTGGCCTCAAGTATGAGCTCATCTCAGAGACCGGAGGCAGCCACGACAAACGCTTTGTCATGGAAGTGGAGATTGACGGTCAGAAGTTCCAGGGGACAGGATCCAATAAGAAGGTGGCCAAGGCTTACGCTGCTCTGGCTGCTTTGGAGCGGCTCTTCCCTGAAGGCTCTGTGGCTGAGgctgctaaaaagaaaaagggaccACCCATG CACACCCCAGGTTTTGGCATGATGGGAGCCTCTGGAGGCGGAGACACAGCTTCGcccagaggcagagggagaggaggacggGGTCGTGGAAGGGGCAGGGGCTTCAATAATGGAGGAGGCTATGGCCAAGGAG GTGGCTTCGGAACATATGGTTACGGGAACAATGCTAACTCCGGATACA GTGACTTTGTCTCAGACTGCTATGGCTACCACGAGTTTGCGACATAG
- the farsa gene encoding phenylalanine--tRNA ligase alpha subunit encodes MADTGVVETLLQRIEKADDGVDSLEVASSLGVDHQVIVGAVKSLQSVGDVISAEQRSSKHWELTEEGKEIAEHGSHEARVFSSIPLEGLAQSELMKLSFGKIGFSKAMSNKWIRVDKTHEGGPRIFRTVENIEDQVREKLLLVQKGKASELEEKEKNELKKRKLLSEVTVKTYWITKGNSFSTTITKQETELTPEMIATGNWKEKKFKPYNFEAMGVAPDCGHLHPLMKVRTQFRQIFLEMGFTEMPTNNFIESSFWNFDSLFQPQQHPARDQHDTFFLSDPALAHEFPQDYLERVKKVHSEGGFGSQGYKYDWKIEEAQKNILRTHTTAVSARMLYKLAQQEKFTPVRYFSIDRVFRNETLDATHLAEFHQIEGVVADYGLTLGDLMGVLHQFFTKLGITKLRFKPAYNPYTEPSMEVFSYHEGLKKWVEVGNSGVFRPEMLLPMGLPEDVSVIAWGLSLERPTMIKYGINNIRELVGHKVNLQMVYDSPICRLDS; translated from the exons ATGGCGGACACCGGTGTGGTGGAGACTCTCCTCCAGAGGATTGAGAAGGCGGACGACGGCGTGGACAGCCTGGAAGTGGCGTCCAGCCTCGGCGTGGACCACCAGGTCATCGTCGGAGCCGTGAAGAGTCTGCAGTCCGTCGGCGAC GTCATCTCAGCCGAGCAGCGCTCCTCCAAACACTGGGAGCTGACGGAGGAGGGCAAGGAGATAGCTGAGCACGGCAGCCATGAGGCCCGTGTCTTCAGCTCCATCCCGCTGGAGGGTCTGGCCCAGAGTGAGCTCATG AAACTGTCCTTTGGGAAGATCGGCTTCAGCAAGGCCATGTCCAACAAGTGGATCAGAGTGGACAAGACGCACGAGGGCGGCCCGAGGATCTTCAGGACT GTGGAGAACATTGAGGACCAGGTCAGAGAGAAGCTGCTTCTGGTACAGAAAGGCAAGGCCTCGGAgctggaagagaaagaaaagaatgagctgaagaagagaaaacTGCTCTCTGAAGT gaCGGTGAAGACCTACTGGATCACTAAGGGAAACTCCTTCAGCACCACCATCACCAAACAGGAGACGGAGCTCACGCCTGAGATGATTGCCAC TGGCaactggaaagaaaagaaatttaagCCGtacaactttgaggccatgggcgtCGCCCCGGACTGTGGCCACCTGCACCCGCTGATGAAAGTTCGAACGCAGTTCAGGCAGATCTTCCTGGAGATGGG cttcaCTGAGATGCCGACCAACAACTTCATAGAAAGCTCTTTCTGGAACTTTGACTCCCTGTTCCAGCCCCAGCAGCACCCAGCCAGAGACCAGCACGACACCTTCTTCCTGTCCG ACCCAGCACTCGCCCATGAATTCCCACAGGACTATCTGGAGAGAGTGAAGAAGGTGCACTCAGAGGGAGGCTTTGGTTCACAAGG GTACAAATACGACTGGAAGATAGAGGAGGCTCAGAAGAACATCCTCCGCACCCACACTACGGCGGTCAGCGCTCGCATGTTGTACAAACTTGCACAGCAG GAAAAGTTCACCCCCGTCAGGTACTTCTCCATCGACCGGGTGTTCAGGAATGAGACCTTAGATGCCACCCATCTGGCTGAGTTCCACCAGATAGAGGGTGTGGTGGCCGACTACGGACTCACACTGGGAGACCTCATGGGCGTCCTGCATCAGTTCTTCACCAAACTAG GAATCACCAAACTACGCTTCAAGCCTGCCTACAACCCATACACAGAGCCCAGCATGGAAGTGTTCAGCTACCATGAAG GACTGAAAAAGTGGGTGGAAGTAGGAAACTCAGGGGTCTTCAGACCAGAGATGCTGCTGCCCATGGGTCTTCCTGAGGATGTGTCCGTAATCGCCTGGGGACTGTCTCTGGAAAG GCCCACCATGATTAAATACGGCATCAACAACATCAGAGAGCTGGTGGGACACAAGGTGAACCTACAGATGGTCTACGACAGCCCCATATGTCGACTGGACTCCTGA
- the LOC121198857 gene encoding uncharacterized protein LOC121198857, whose protein sequence is MLHIRNISLVFGEWFALSEEEEAKGVILIWNNNPLNMNGYNFTSLNSTGEAQAFPYSASIEDPLYRQYKPAVKELIPLPKAVLYLLMAALVVVGVAYAIIGHLIKDLAMDIADCMLGPPDDEDMDKDNNPHRISSSHPPSAHPFAHNAFHVWDQDDVVIPLPPDESPQTSPLLLAAIPYIPSFFPHSHSPTSHSSLAFSGSPGPTMETSIPREF, encoded by the exons ATGCTCCATATAAGGAATATCTCTCTGGTGTTTGGAGAATGGTTTGCTTtgagtgaggaggaagaagccAAAGGAGTCATCCTCATTTGGAATAATAACCCCCTAAACATGAATGGCTATAATTTCACCAGTTTGAATTCCACCGGTGAAGCACAGGCTTTCCCGTACTCAGCATCAATAGAGGACCCTCTGTACAGGCAGTACAAGCCCGCAGTGAAGGAACTCATCCCTTTGCCTAAGGCAGTGCTGTACCTGCTCATGGCCGCCCTGGTAGTAGTTGGAGTTGCCTATGCTATTATTGGACATCTCATCAAGGATCTGGCCATGGACATTGCAG ATTGTATGTTGGGTCCGCCTGATGATGAGGACATGGACAAAGACAACAACCCGCACCGCATCTCCTCCAGCCATCCTCCCTCAGCACATCCATTTGCCCATAACGCCTTCCACGTGTGGGACCAGGATGACGTGGTCATCCCCCTGCCCCCTGATGAAAGCCCTCAGACCAGCCCGCTGCTGCTGGCTGCCATTCCCTACATCCCCTCTTTCttcccacactcacacagcccaACCAGTCACAGCTCTCTGGCTTTCTCTGGCAGCCCTGGACCAACAATGGAGACCAGCATCCCGAGGGAGTTCTGA